The Pseudooceanicola aestuarii genomic sequence CGATTTCCGGCGTCAGAGATAACCCGTCCAGCACATCCGCCCCGGCGCCACCGAACAGGGTGTCATTGCCGGCGTCGCCTGCCATGCGATCGTCGTGCCAGCCGCCGTGCAGTGCATCATCGCCACTACCGCCCAACAGGGTATCGGCCCCGGCCCCGCCATGCAGGCCGTCGGCCCCTGCCTGACCGGAGAGCAGATCATTGCCCAGCATGCCCGACAGGAAATCGCCGCCCGCCCCCCCGCGCAGCGCGTCGTCGGCATCGCCGCCCGACAGGGTATCTGCCCCGGTGCCGCCCGCCAGCATGTCATTGCCCGCGCCGCCGTGCAGCAGGTCGGCCCCGGCGCCGCCGGACAGGAGATCCGCGCCGTCGTAGCCATGCATCTGGTCCTGCATCGCGGTGCCGGCCAGGGTATCGCCCCCTTCCGTTCCCGTTGCGACGATCCCCGGCGGCGGCGCGTTGTTGATCTGCGCCAGCAGGGCGGAGGTGACGGCATCCAGGTCGTCCTCCTCGGTGATCAGGGTGCCGTGGGCGGACTGCGCCTGCAACGGGGCTTGCACTCCTGATAGCGACGCGGCTTGCGCTTCTGACCGGGCTTGTGGTTGCGACTGGGTTTCCGGCGCAGAGCCGGCCTGGTCCGGCGGGGGGATGTCCTGGCCCGGTGGGGCTGGGGCGGGCTCCTGCGCCGTGGCGGCTAAGTCCGAGGCTTCGGACGCCTTGGTCGCAAGGGTGGCGCTATCCTCTGCCAGCCAATCGCGGGGATCCTCCGTCGCCCCGGCCGCCCCTGGCGGGTCGCGCCTGTCATCGGGCGTGGTATCGGCGCCGCCCGGTTTGCTGTCGGCAGCCGGGTCATCGGGGATCAGGCTGGCAAGCAGGTCACCATGGCTGGCCAGGTCGGGCGGCGGATCCTCGGTGGCAATGTCGTGATCGCCCTCATCCTCCGCCTCGTCGGCGATCAGAATGGAGGACGCGCCCACCATCAGCATACCCATCAACCCGGCCAGAAGAAACATCAACCCACCCCTCGCAAACACTCCTGTTCTGGCTTGTCGGGGGCCAACGGGTCAAAGCCTATCGGTCACGTTGGTTAACCCGTGGTTGCCACCGCCGGCGGGACATTCCAGACAACCGGCTGCTGGGCATAGGCGATATAGAGCGGATGGCGCGGGTGCCCGGCCTTGGACAGGCCCAGGCAGTGCAACGGGCGCCCGGCCCGGCACAACAGCCGTGTCACCGCCGGTCCCCGGTCGCGGTGGGCGCCATGCACGCCCCAGCCGCACAGCAGCATGTCATCCGGCCCGCGCAGCCAGTCGCGGGCACTGCTGCGCAGCACGGCATCATTCTGCGGCCCCTCGGGGTCGGCGGCGCGGCGCAGGGCACGGGGATCGGTCTCCCGCCAGGCAAAGATGTTGCTGACGCGGAACGCCCCGAACCCCAGCGCGCGGGCGCGGCGCTCGCAGCGTTCGACCGTGGGATCATTTGCCACTTCTGTCGCCTTGGAGGGGTTCAGCATGACATAAAGAAGTCGCGGCCCCTCCCCCCATTCCCGCGTCAACGCATAGCGATAGCGGCCGCAAGGAGAATAGAGCGCCTCGGACGTCATGCCCGCGTGATTGTGCTGGCGTCGGACCAGACCGGTCATTGCGAAATCAGAGGTTGAAGACCCGGCCGGGGTGTAGCTCTCCGGCCTTGAAGATGCCGACGGCGACCGGCGCACCATCGTATTCGGCCCAGCATTCGTCGCCATATTCGACGTCTTGGCCCATGACCATGCCGGGGTTGCCGTGGCGCAGGCGGTTGGCGCCCTCGGCGGTGGTGGTGACGCGGGGCAGCTCGGCCAGCCCGGTTTCCAACGGCAGCAGATGCGCATCCAGACCCTCGGTACCGGCCATCTCCTCCACCTGCTGCATGGACAGTCCATCGGACGCCTCGAACGGGCCCGACCAGACCCGGCGCAGCTGGCGCACATGTCCGTGGCAGCCCAGGGCGGCGCCCAGGTCACGCGCGATGGCGCGGACATAACCGCCCTTGCCGCAGACCAGTTCCAGCACGACGTGATCCGGGTCGGGACGGTCCAGCAGCACCAGGCTTTCCACCCAGAGCGGACGGGCGGCGATCTCGACCTCTTCGCCGTCGCGGGCCAGCTTGTAGGCGCGCTGGCCGTCGATCTTCACGGCGGAATATTTCGGTGGCACCTGCATGATGTCCCCGACAAAGGGGTTCAGCGCCTCCTTGATCGCCGCCTCGTCGGGGCGCAGATCGCTTTCGGCGATCACCTCGCCTTCGGCGTCATCGGTGTTGGTGGCCTGTCCCAACCGCACGGTGAATTCATAGGCCTTCAGCGCGTCGGTCACGTAGGGCACGGTCTTCGTCGCCTCGCCCAAGGCGACGGCCAGGACGCCGGTCGCCTCCGGGTCGAGGGTGCCGGCATGGCCCGCCTTCTTCGCCTGCATGGCCCAGCGGACCTTGTTCACCACGGCGTTCGACGTCAGCCCCGCCGGCTTGTCGATCACCAGCCAGCCCGAGATATCGCGACCCTTGCGTTTGCGTGCCATGCGGCCCTCCGTTCAACAAGCCCCGGCGGTTAGCCAAAGCGGCCCGGCCCGTCAATGCCCGCAGGCCCGTGATCAGGGCGTCGCGGGGGCCACCACGCCCACCACGGGCCCCATCCGACGGCCCAGATCGGACCGCCCGATCCCCGGCGCATGCAGCCGGGAGACATTGCCATCCAGATACAGCGCCTGGTTCAGGCCCAGCCGGTCACGGAAAAAGCTGGCGAAATCGTGGAACGTCACGGCGTTGCGGGAGATGACGAAGACGACGCGGTCGCCGGTGTCACTGGTGCCGACCCCGTTGCGGATATAGCGCGACGTGCTGTCGGGCATGAACCGGGGGTGCAATTTACCGTCGATCACCAGCATGGGACCGGATTGCGTGGCGTCGCGACATTCGGGGCGGTCGCCGGTATCATAGCGCATCGTCTCGATCACATGCGCCGTCGTGTCGGTCAGGCACAGCAGGCCATTGGGCAGCAGGCCGAAATTGCCCGGCCCGGCATTGGTGATCAGGCGCATCTCCTCCCGGCCGTTCTGGCGATAATAGCCGACGGGGGCGCGGTCCTCGTGATACATCCCGGCGTTCATCGCAAAGGCCAGATGCTTGCCCTGCGCCGCCAATGCCGTCTCGATCGCGGAGAACTCGCCGTAGGGCGCGCCGGCGTCGTCATAGAGAAACAGCCGCAGGTCGTCGCGGGCGGGATCGACTTCGCAGACGGTATAGCGGTTGTCGGCATGGGCGATTTCAGAACAGGCGACCGGGCCTTCGGTGGCACCGGCGGCCATCCCGGCCGAAGCGGCAGGCCAGGCGGCAAGGGCCAGCAGGGCAGACAGGCGGCCCAGCCCTCTCATTCCGCGTCCTCCTCCGCGTCGCCCTCCAGGTCGCGCTGGACATCGTCCTGCGAGAACAGGCGCCGGGTTTCGTCCAGCCGGTCGAAAGTCTCGTCGAGGCGGAACCGCAGGTCGGGGGTGAACTTCAGCGCCATCTGCTTGCCGATCTGGCGGCGCAGCTCGCCCTTGTTGCGGGCCAGCAGGGCGATCAGCTCGTCGCCGCCAGTGCCGCCCAGGGGAACGACATAGGCGGTGGCGATCTTCAGGTCCGGGCTGGTGCGGACCTCGCCGACGGTGATGGAAAACCGGTTCAGGTCGGGGTCGTGAATGTCGCCCCGCGCCAGAACCTGCGACAGCGCCCGGCGAATCGTCTCGCCAACGCGCAGCTGCCGCTGAGAGGGGCCGGACCCCTCGCTGAACCTGTTCCTGCTCATGTATCGCGCCTTCTGATCATGTCCCGCATCTAGTCTCCGCAGCCCCGTTTGCCAAGCAGGCTTTGCCAAGACGGCGCCATGACGCTAAGCAGACCCGCGCAGAAAAGGGAGCCTGAGATGAGCGACAAACCGGGGATCGTGGTGACGGGCGCATCGGGACGCATGGGCCAGATGCTGATCCGTGCCGTGACCGAGGCCGATACCGTGCAGCTGGCCGGTGTCGTGGAA encodes the following:
- a CDS encoding calcium-binding protein is translated as MFLLAGLMGMLMVGASSILIADEAEDEGDHDIATEDPPPDLASHGDLLASLIPDDPAADSKPGGADTTPDDRRDPPGAAGATEDPRDWLAEDSATLATKASEASDLAATAQEPAPAPPGQDIPPPDQAGSAPETQSQPQARSEAQAASLSGVQAPLQAQSAHGTLITEEDDLDAVTSALLAQINNAPPPGIVATGTEGGDTLAGTAMQDQMHGYDGADLLSGGAGADLLHGGAGNDMLAGGTGADTLSGGDADDALRGGAGGDFLSGMLGNDLLSGQAGADGLHGGAGADTLLGGSGDDALHGGWHDDRMAGDAGNDTLFGGAGADVLDGLSLTPEIDHLNGGGGADVIRADGGDIVSLGAGADTLLGMISAPGALEVMDFDPGQDRLVLLYSGLEAPLIEVSPDATAQLTRIFADGDLAAIVQGLGIDPDAIALVPETAAAEAGFAA
- a CDS encoding DUF1643 domain-containing protein yields the protein MVRRQHNHAGMTSEALYSPCGRYRYALTREWGEGPRLLYVMLNPSKATEVANDPTVERCERRARALGFGAFRVSNIFAWRETDPRALRRAADPEGPQNDAVLRSSARDWLRGPDDMLLCGWGVHGAHRDRGPAVTRLLCRAGRPLHCLGLSKAGHPRHPLYIAYAQQPVVWNVPPAVATTG
- the truB gene encoding tRNA pseudouridine(55) synthase TruB — encoded protein: MARKRKGRDISGWLVIDKPAGLTSNAVVNKVRWAMQAKKAGHAGTLDPEATGVLAVALGEATKTVPYVTDALKAYEFTVRLGQATNTDDAEGEVIAESDLRPDEAAIKEALNPFVGDIMQVPPKYSAVKIDGQRAYKLARDGEEVEIAARPLWVESLVLLDRPDPDHVVLELVCGKGGYVRAIARDLGAALGCHGHVRQLRRVWSGPFEASDGLSMQQVEEMAGTEGLDAHLLPLETGLAELPRVTTTAEGANRLRHGNPGMVMGQDVEYGDECWAEYDGAPVAVGIFKAGELHPGRVFNL
- a CDS encoding phosphodiester glycosidase family protein; this translates as MRGLGRLSALLALAAWPAASAGMAAGATEGPVACSEIAHADNRYTVCEVDPARDDLRLFLYDDAGAPYGEFSAIETALAAQGKHLAFAMNAGMYHEDRAPVGYYRQNGREEMRLITNAGPGNFGLLPNGLLCLTDTTAHVIETMRYDTGDRPECRDATQSGPMLVIDGKLHPRFMPDSTSRYIRNGVGTSDTGDRVVFVISRNAVTFHDFASFFRDRLGLNQALYLDGNVSRLHAPGIGRSDLGRRMGPVVGVVAPATP
- the rbfA gene encoding 30S ribosome-binding factor RbfA, yielding MSRNRFSEGSGPSQRQLRVGETIRRALSQVLARGDIHDPDLNRFSITVGEVRTSPDLKIATAYVVPLGGTGGDELIALLARNKGELRRQIGKQMALKFTPDLRFRLDETFDRLDETRRLFSQDDVQRDLEGDAEEDAE